One window from the genome of Salisaeta longa DSM 21114 encodes:
- a CDS encoding DUF779 domain-containing protein, whose translation METPVPRVIVTDDAKAVIDQVRERHGPLMFHQSGGCCDGSSPMCFEQGDFRLGDSDVKLGEVYGCPFYMARDQFAYWKHMQLTLDVKEGRGASFSLEIPMGVRFVIRSRLFTDEEVDRLEPVEAVHT comes from the coding sequence ATGGAGACTCCCGTGCCCCGAGTTATTGTAACCGACGACGCAAAGGCCGTCATCGATCAAGTGCGCGAGCGCCACGGCCCCCTGATGTTTCACCAAAGCGGCGGCTGTTGCGACGGCTCGTCGCCCATGTGCTTTGAGCAGGGCGACTTTCGGCTGGGCGACAGCGACGTAAAGCTGGGCGAGGTGTACGGGTGTCCGTTTTACATGGCGCGCGATCAGTTTGCCTATTGGAAGCACATGCAGCTCACGCTGGATGTGAAAGAAGGCCGTGGCGCAAGCTTCTCGCTGGAAATTCCGATGGGCGTACGATTTGTGATCCGCTCGCGGCTGTTTACGGACGAGGAGGTGGATCGGCTGGAGCCGGTGGAGGCGGTGCATACCTGA
- the adhP gene encoding alcohol dehydrogenase AdhP, whose product MSKKMKAAVVHEFGKPLSIEDHPTPEPGPDEILVNVQASGVCHTDLHAADGDWPVKPKLPLIPGHEGVGYVAGVGRNVTVVKEGDAVGVPWLYTACGVCEHCRGGWETLCHQQENAGYSVDGGYADYVVADPEYVGVLPDDPDFVSLAPILCAGVTTYKGLKVTEVQPGHWVLISGIGGLGHLAVQYARAMGMRVVAVDIADEKLKLAEELGADLTINAKTQDPGTVVQDEIGGVHGALVTAVSTPAFRQALDTLRRGATLVLNGLPPGDFPLPIFDTVLNGVTIRGSIVGTRNDLQESINFAADGLVQAHVESTAPLDDINDVFDRMRHGDITGRVVLDMTNGAA is encoded by the coding sequence ATGTCAAAGAAGATGAAAGCTGCGGTTGTTCATGAATTCGGCAAACCGCTTTCGATTGAAGACCACCCCACTCCCGAACCCGGCCCCGATGAGATCCTCGTAAACGTGCAGGCTAGTGGCGTTTGCCACACAGATCTACATGCTGCAGATGGCGACTGGCCCGTGAAGCCAAAACTGCCGTTAATCCCTGGCCACGAGGGCGTGGGCTACGTAGCCGGTGTGGGCCGCAACGTGACAGTCGTTAAAGAAGGCGATGCCGTAGGCGTCCCTTGGTTGTACACCGCATGCGGCGTGTGCGAGCACTGCCGCGGTGGCTGGGAAACACTGTGCCACCAACAAGAAAACGCTGGCTACAGCGTAGATGGCGGCTACGCAGACTATGTCGTGGCCGATCCCGAGTACGTTGGCGTTCTGCCCGACGATCCTGACTTTGTCTCACTCGCGCCGATTTTGTGTGCTGGGGTCACCACATACAAGGGCCTGAAGGTGACTGAGGTGCAGCCCGGTCACTGGGTGCTCATTTCTGGTATCGGCGGGCTCGGCCATCTTGCCGTGCAGTACGCCCGGGCAATGGGCATGCGCGTCGTCGCTGTGGATATTGCGGACGAGAAGCTGAAGCTTGCGGAGGAACTGGGCGCCGACCTCACGATCAATGCGAAAACCCAAGATCCGGGCACCGTCGTGCAGGATGAGATTGGCGGTGTCCACGGCGCTCTCGTAACAGCCGTCTCGACGCCCGCATTCCGGCAGGCGCTCGACACGCTGCGTCGAGGGGCCACGCTCGTTCTCAACGGCCTCCCGCCGGGCGACTTCCCGCTTCCGATCTTCGACACCGTTTTGAACGGCGTCACGATCCGCGGATCCATCGTGGGCACGCGCAACGACTTGCAGGAGTCCATTAACTTCGCGGCCGACGGCCTCGTGCAGGCCCATGTCGAATCCACCGCTCCACTGGATGATATCAACGATGTGTTTGACCGCATGCGCCACGGCGACATCACGGGACGCGTCGTGCTCGACATGACAAACGGTGCAGCGTAG
- a CDS encoding aldehyde dehydrogenase family protein, giving the protein MIYDRPNFQDTYGNYIGGAFVDPVDGEYFDNPSPIDGENYCRVARSNASDVARALDAAHDAREAWGSTSATERANILNKIADLTEENLEFLARCDTVDNGKPIRETLNADLPLVVDHFRYFAGVIRAEEGSVAELDSDTVAMHVPEPLGVVGQIIPWNFPLLMAAWKIAPALAAGNCTVVKPAEQTPVSIMEWIKLVDEADLLPPGVLNIVQGFGPEVGKPLAKSERIAKVAFTGETTTGRLVMQYASENLIPVTMELGGKSPNVFFESVMDADDAFWDKCLEGAAMFALNQGEVCTCPSRILVQESIADDFVEAVVDRVKNIRVGNPLDTETQVGAQASNDQYEKIKNYFEVGRQEGAEVLVGGKVAKAKGLAVAAGGDGEPVNKGYYIEPTIFKGHNQMRVFQEEIFGPVTSLTTFKDEAEAIEISNETLYGLGAGVWTRDAHQLYQVPRAIKAGRVWVNCYHLYPAHAAFGGYKKSGFGRENHKMMLNHYRQTKNMLISYDKNAMGFF; this is encoded by the coding sequence ATGATTTACGATCGTCCCAATTTCCAAGACACCTATGGCAACTACATCGGTGGTGCGTTTGTGGACCCGGTGGATGGCGAGTACTTCGACAACCCCTCGCCCATCGACGGTGAAAACTACTGCCGCGTGGCGCGCTCGAATGCGAGCGATGTAGCGCGGGCCCTGGATGCGGCGCACGACGCCCGCGAGGCATGGGGCAGCACCTCGGCCACCGAACGCGCCAACATCCTGAACAAGATTGCCGATCTTACCGAAGAGAACCTGGAGTTTCTCGCGCGCTGCGACACGGTAGACAACGGCAAGCCGATCCGCGAAACGCTCAACGCCGACCTGCCGCTGGTGGTGGATCACTTCCGGTACTTTGCGGGCGTGATTCGCGCTGAAGAGGGCTCCGTCGCAGAGCTCGACAGCGATACGGTAGCCATGCACGTGCCCGAGCCGCTGGGCGTGGTGGGGCAAATCATTCCGTGGAACTTCCCCCTCCTGATGGCCGCCTGGAAGATTGCGCCGGCCCTGGCCGCGGGAAACTGCACCGTGGTGAAGCCGGCCGAGCAAACGCCGGTCTCCATCATGGAGTGGATAAAGCTGGTTGACGAGGCGGATCTGCTGCCGCCGGGCGTGCTCAACATTGTGCAGGGCTTTGGGCCCGAGGTGGGCAAGCCGCTGGCCAAGAGCGAGCGCATTGCCAAAGTGGCGTTCACCGGCGAAACCACCACCGGCCGCCTCGTCATGCAGTACGCGTCGGAGAACTTGATTCCGGTGACGATGGAGCTGGGCGGCAAGAGCCCCAACGTGTTCTTTGAGAGCGTGATGGACGCCGACGATGCGTTCTGGGACAAGTGCCTGGAAGGCGCCGCCATGTTTGCGCTGAATCAGGGCGAGGTGTGCACCTGCCCGAGCCGCATCCTGGTGCAAGAGTCCATTGCCGATGACTTTGTGGAGGCGGTGGTCGACCGGGTGAAGAACATCCGGGTGGGCAACCCGCTAGACACCGAAACGCAGGTGGGCGCGCAGGCGTCAAACGACCAGTACGAGAAGATCAAAAACTACTTTGAGGTGGGGCGCCAGGAGGGCGCTGAAGTGCTTGTAGGCGGCAAGGTGGCCAAGGCGAAGGGCTTGGCTGTGGCCGCAGGCGGCGATGGCGAGCCCGTCAATAAGGGCTACTACATCGAACCCACGATCTTTAAGGGGCACAACCAGATGCGCGTGTTTCAGGAAGAGATCTTTGGGCCGGTGACGAGCCTGACGACGTTCAAAGACGAGGCGGAGGCCATCGAGATTTCCAACGAAACCCTCTACGGCCTTGGCGCCGGCGTGTGGACGCGCGATGCGCACCAGCTGTACCAGGTGCCGCGTGCGATTAAAGCGGGCCGCGTGTGGGTGAACTGCTACCACTTGTATCCGGCCCATGCAGCCTTTGGCGGCTACAAGAAGAGCGGATTTGGGCGCGAGAACCACAAGATGATGCTCAACCACTACCGCCAGACCAAAAACATGCTCATCAGCTACGATAAGAACGCAATGGGCTTCTTCTAG
- a CDS encoding helix-turn-helix domain-containing protein, translated as MEALASAAPAPGSLQTLVENRTSFGGRDIQFSVYDTYAAAQRVALRAAHPLYCGMVTGKKVVHLPDADAAPFDFLPGESLVVPPMETIYIDFPEADETPTKCLTLEIDTDKVRRLVDRMNEQMPRPPEARDWSADELSYCHFQNSNGIERVLLSLLSLFTDDEAGPHRDTLIDLNAAELVIRMLQTKSRALLLCNPSEHAPRHGLAAAIQYARDHLDASLTVDELAAKACMSTSSFYRYFRNELGMTPVQFLTRERMRRARELLRTTDRSVTDISDAVGFSSLSHFISTFKEHVGTTPKQFQLQSTSTPTA; from the coding sequence ATGGAGGCTCTTGCATCCGCTGCGCCCGCCCCCGGCTCGCTTCAAACACTCGTTGAAAACCGCACGTCGTTCGGCGGCCGCGACATTCAGTTCTCGGTGTACGACACCTACGCCGCGGCGCAGCGGGTGGCCTTGCGGGCGGCCCATCCGTTGTATTGCGGCATGGTCACCGGAAAAAAGGTGGTGCATCTGCCCGATGCCGATGCGGCCCCGTTCGATTTTTTGCCCGGCGAGTCGCTCGTTGTGCCGCCCATGGAGACCATCTACATCGACTTTCCGGAAGCGGACGAAACGCCTACCAAGTGCCTTACGCTAGAGATTGACACCGACAAGGTGCGGCGGCTGGTGGACCGGATGAACGAACAGATGCCCCGCCCTCCCGAGGCCCGTGACTGGTCGGCCGATGAACTGAGCTACTGCCACTTCCAAAACTCGAACGGCATCGAGCGGGTGCTGCTGTCGCTCCTTTCCCTCTTTACCGATGACGAGGCGGGCCCTCACCGCGACACACTCATCGACCTGAACGCCGCCGAGTTGGTCATTCGCATGCTGCAGACGAAGTCGCGCGCCCTGCTGTTGTGCAATCCGTCGGAGCACGCCCCACGCCACGGCCTCGCGGCGGCCATTCAGTACGCCCGCGACCATCTGGATGCGTCGCTCACGGTCGACGAACTGGCAGCCAAGGCGTGCATGAGCACATCGAGCTTCTACCGTTACTTTCGCAATGAACTGGGCATGACGCCCGTGCAGTTCCTCACGCGCGAGCGCATGCGGCGCGCCCGAGAGCTCCTGCGCACCACCGACCGCTCGGTAACGGACATCAGCGACGCGGTGGGCTTTAGCAGCCTCAGCCACTTCATTAGCACGTTCAAGGAGCACGTGGGCACCACGCCAAAGCAGTTTCAACTGCAAAGCACGTCTACACCAACCGCCTGA
- a CDS encoding MBL fold metallo-hydrolase, with the protein MPGSPTLDVTLLGTGTSTGVPVLGCDCPVCTSPDPKDTRLRCAAYVRAGSLGLLIDTGPDFRQQALTYGVHRLDAVCYTHHHFDHIAGLDDLRPYFFQNRTPMPCYGPPQTVEILREKYDYVFGSAPYPGAARVYLEAVADAFCVDSRHEDGAAVQVTPVPLLHGSLPVYGYRVGRFAYLTDVSTIPEDSFALLEGLDVLVLDALRPKAHPTHLSFDEAVATAERIGATQTFFVHMTHNVRHAEQNARLPAGIALGYDGLTFTIDA; encoded by the coding sequence ATGCCCGGTAGTCCCACGCTTGACGTAACCCTCCTGGGCACGGGCACCTCCACCGGCGTGCCCGTGCTGGGGTGCGACTGCCCGGTGTGCACCTCGCCCGACCCAAAAGACACGCGCCTGCGCTGCGCGGCCTACGTGCGGGCCGGTAGCCTGGGGCTCTTGATCGACACCGGCCCCGATTTTCGTCAACAGGCCCTTACCTACGGCGTGCATCGCCTCGATGCGGTGTGCTACACGCATCACCACTTCGATCATATCGCGGGCCTCGACGACCTGCGGCCCTATTTCTTTCAAAACCGCACGCCCATGCCGTGCTACGGGCCGCCGCAAACGGTGGAGATCCTGCGCGAGAAGTACGACTACGTGTTTGGCAGCGCGCCCTACCCCGGGGCGGCCCGTGTGTATCTGGAGGCGGTTGCGGATGCGTTCTGTGTGGACAGCCGCCACGAAGATGGCGCCGCGGTGCAAGTAACGCCGGTGCCGCTACTGCACGGATCGCTGCCGGTGTACGGCTACCGCGTGGGGCGGTTTGCCTACCTTACCGACGTGAGCACGATTCCCGAAGACAGCTTTGCGCTGCTGGAAGGCCTGGACGTGCTGGTGCTCGATGCCCTGCGGCCCAAGGCGCACCCCACGCACCTCTCGTTCGACGAAGCCGTTGCCACGGCCGAGCGCATCGGCGCCACGCAGACGTTTTTCGTGCACATGACGCACAACGTGCGCCACGCCGAGCAGAACGCGCGGCTCCCCGCGGGCATCGCGTTGGGCTACGACGGCCTCACCTTCACCATCGACGCGTAA
- the aroQ gene encoding type II 3-dehydroquinate dehydratase produces MALSLLILNGPNLNLLGTREPDTYGTTTLGDLQAMLEAAFPDVRFRFVQSNHEGALIDALHAAHQEDYTGVVFNPGGYTHTSVALRDAIAAIQPPVIEVHLSNIHAREPFRQTSRTAGACRGQISGLGVAGYRLAVDALRRITDAAR; encoded by the coding sequence ATGGCCCTTTCCCTGCTTATCCTCAACGGTCCCAACCTAAACCTGCTGGGCACCCGCGAACCCGACACGTACGGCACCACCACGCTCGGCGACCTGCAGGCGATGCTGGAGGCGGCCTTTCCGGACGTGCGCTTCCGCTTCGTCCAGTCGAACCACGAGGGCGCCCTTATCGACGCGCTCCACGCCGCCCACCAAGAAGACTATACGGGCGTCGTCTTCAATCCGGGCGGCTACACGCATACCTCCGTGGCCTTGCGCGACGCCATCGCCGCCATCCAGCCGCCGGTCATCGAGGTGCACCTGTCCAACATCCACGCCCGCGAGCCTTTCCGGCAGACCTCGCGCACGGCCGGGGCGTGCCGGGGGCAAATTAGCGGATTGGGCGTGGCGGGCTACCGGCTGGCCGTGGACGCGCTCCGGCGCATAACCGATGCCGCACGCTGA
- the xseA gene encoding exodeoxyribonuclease VII large subunit encodes MGDVWSVQALTSKLHGLVEAHYGDVWVAGELSNVNRAASGHCYFTLKDDAAQIQCVMWRYRVRHLPFEPSDGDRVQVRAAAGIYEKRGQLQLMVQVMKPAGRGAQQAAFEQLKATLKAEGLFAAERKQSLPSFPHTVGIVTSGSGAAFHDMRTVLQRRYPLAQVVLCPVPVQGTEAPTAIARAIRRFDALPASDARRPDVLLVGRGGGSTEDLWAFNEEGVARAIAEATVPIISAVGHETDVSIADFVADARAATPSMAAEIAVPDQQELREQVRGLHQRMRANVHDRVRTARGAVERLVQSRAFHSPVTRLHNAQQRLDHLVDRLQRAGRAMVRERRQRVATLQQQLRSLDPEAPLRRGYALVQRDGTVVPTAAAAEPGTRLTLRFADGTRVVEVQA; translated from the coding sequence ATGGGTGACGTATGGTCGGTGCAGGCCCTAACAAGCAAGCTGCATGGGCTCGTTGAAGCGCACTACGGCGACGTGTGGGTGGCTGGCGAGCTTTCGAATGTTAACCGCGCCGCTTCGGGGCATTGCTACTTCACGCTGAAAGACGACGCGGCCCAAATCCAATGCGTGATGTGGCGCTACCGGGTGCGGCATCTGCCGTTTGAGCCGTCCGATGGCGACCGGGTGCAGGTGCGCGCCGCGGCAGGCATCTACGAGAAGCGCGGGCAACTGCAGCTGATGGTGCAGGTGATGAAGCCCGCCGGACGCGGCGCACAGCAAGCTGCGTTTGAGCAGCTCAAGGCGACGCTAAAGGCCGAAGGATTGTTTGCGGCGGAGCGGAAGCAGTCGTTGCCGTCGTTCCCGCATACCGTGGGTATTGTCACCTCCGGAAGCGGCGCGGCCTTCCACGACATGCGCACGGTGCTACAGCGGCGCTATCCGCTGGCGCAGGTGGTGCTCTGCCCGGTGCCCGTCCAAGGAACCGAGGCGCCCACGGCCATCGCCCGCGCCATCCGGCGGTTCGACGCCCTCCCCGCTAGCGATGCCCGGCGGCCAGACGTTCTCCTTGTGGGCCGCGGCGGCGGCTCGACGGAAGACCTGTGGGCGTTCAACGAAGAGGGGGTGGCGCGCGCCATTGCCGAGGCGACGGTGCCCATCATCAGCGCGGTGGGGCACGAAACGGACGTCTCCATTGCCGACTTTGTGGCCGATGCGCGCGCGGCAACGCCCTCGATGGCGGCCGAGATTGCGGTGCCCGATCAGCAGGAGCTCCGTGAGCAGGTGCGGGGCTTGCACCAACGGATGCGCGCCAACGTGCACGACCGGGTGCGCACGGCCCGCGGCGCGGTGGAGCGCCTGGTGCAATCGCGCGCGTTCCACAGCCCCGTCACGCGGCTGCACAACGCGCAGCAGCGCCTCGATCATCTGGTGGATCGCTTGCAGCGGGCCGGCCGTGCGATGGTGCGCGAGCGCCGGCAGCGGGTGGCCACATTGCAGCAACAGCTGCGCAGCCTCGATCCCGAGGCGCCGCTGCGGCGCGGCTACGCGCTGGTGCAACGAGACGGCACGGTGGTGCCTACGGCTGCGGCGGCCGAACCGGGCACACGCCTTACGCTACGCTTTGCCGATGGTACGCGCGTTGTCGAGGTCCAGGCGTAA
- a CDS encoding RidA family protein translates to MTEPSTSATRTTVKTPLAPAAIGPYSQGVLVDHTLFVSGQIAIDPETDSMIEGSVEEETKRVLDNVGAVLNAASMTYENAVRCTVYLTDINDYAQVNEVYARYFNETPPARVAVEVASLPRGARVEISCVAVR, encoded by the coding sequence ATGACTGAGCCTTCTACTTCCGCAACGCGCACCACCGTCAAGACGCCGCTCGCGCCCGCAGCCATTGGGCCCTACAGCCAGGGCGTTCTGGTTGACCACACGCTGTTTGTGTCCGGGCAAATTGCCATCGATCCCGAAACGGATAGCATGATCGAGGGCTCGGTGGAAGAAGAAACCAAGCGCGTGCTTGACAATGTGGGCGCCGTGCTTAACGCGGCAAGCATGACCTACGAAAACGCGGTCCGCTGCACCGTTTACCTCACCGACATTAACGATTACGCGCAGGTGAATGAGGTGTACGCCCGCTACTTCAACGAGACGCCGCCGGCGCGTGTGGCGGTAGAGGTGGCCTCGCTGCCGCGCGGCGCCCGCGTAGAAATCTCGTGCGTCGCAGTGCGCTAG